Proteins from a genomic interval of Capsicum annuum cultivar UCD-10X-F1 chromosome 4, UCD10Xv1.1, whole genome shotgun sequence:
- the LOC107867118 gene encoding T-complex protein 1 subunit epsilon: MALAFDEFGRPFIILREQEQKTRLRGLDAQKANISAGKAVARILRTSLGPNGMDKMLQSPDGDVTITNDGATILEQMDVDNQIGKLMVELSRSQDYEIGDGTTGVVVMAGALLEQAEKLLERGIHPIRIAEGYEMASRIAVEHLERVAHKFEFGLNDVEPLVQTCMTTLSSKIVNRCKRSMAEIAVKAVLAVADLERKDINLDLIKVEGKVGGKLEDTELIYGIIVDKDMSHPQMPKQIEDAKIAILTCPFEPPKPKTKHKVDIDTVEKFQTLRKQEQKYFDDMVQKCKDVGATLVICQWGFDDEANHLLMHRNLPAVRWVGGVELELIAIATGGRIVPRFQELTPEKLGRAGMVREKSFGTTKDRMIYIEHCANSRAVTIFIRGGNKMMIEETKRSIHDALCVARNLIRNNSIVYGGGSAEISCSIAVEAAADKHPGVEQYAIRAFADALDSVPMALAENSGLQPIETLSAVKAQQIKENNPCCGIDCHDVGTNDMREQNVFETLIGKQQQILLATQVVKMILKIDDVITPSEY, encoded by the exons ATGGCGTTAGCTTTCGATGAATTCGGAAGGCCGTTTATAATACTAAGAGAGCAAGAACAGAAAACCAGATTAAGAGGCCTCGATGCTCAGAAGGCCAACATTTCTGCCGGTAAAGCTGTTGCACGAATTTTGCGTACCTCACTTGGTCCTAACGGCATGGATAAGATGCTTCAGAGCCCTGACGGCGATGTCACCATCA CAAATGACGGTGCCACCATTTTGGAGCAGATGGATGTTGACAATCAGATTGGAAAGTTGATGGTTGAGTTGTCACGAAGTCAAGATTATGAAATTGGCGATGGAACCACGGGAGTTGTTGTCATGGCTGGGGCACTTCTAGAACAAGCTGAGAAGTTGTTAGAACGTGGTATTCATCCTATTCGGATTGCAGAAGGGTATGAAATGGCTTCAAGGATTGCGGTTGAGCATTTGGAGCGTGTAGCACATAAGTTTGAATTCGGTCTGAATGATGTTGAGCCTTTGGTTCAAACTTGCATGACTACTTTGTCATCTAAGAT TGTGAATAGATGCAAGCGTAGCATGGCTGAAATTGCTGTTAAAGCAGTTTTAGCAGTTGCTGACTTGGAGAGGAAGGATATAAACCTGGACTTAATCAAAGTTGAAGGAAAAGTTGGTGGAAAGTTAGAGGACACGGAGCTAATTTATGGTATTATAGTTGACAAAGATATGAGTCATCCACAGATGCCAAAGCAAATTGAGGATGCCAAAATTGCAATTTTGACTTGTCCTTTTGAGCCTCCTAAGCCAAAGACTAAGCATAAGGTTGACATTGATACTGTGGAGAAGTTTCAAACTTTACGCAAACAGGAGCAGAAGTATTTTGATGACATGGttcagaaatgcaag GATGTTGGTGCCACCTTAGTTATCTGCCAGTGGGGTTTTGATGATGAAGCTAATCACTTATTAATGCATAGAAATTTGCCTGCTGTTAGATGGGTAGGTGGTGTGGAATTGGAGCTGATAGCAATTGCCACAG GTGGGAGAATAGTACCAAGGTTTCAAGAGTTGACACCTGAAAAACTGGGCAGG GCTGGTAtggttcgggagaaatctttcgGTACGACAAAGGATAGAATGATTTACATTGAGCATTGTGCAAATTCAAGAGCAGTAACTATATTTATCCGTGGTG GCAACAAGATGATGATAGAGGAGACGAAACGTAGTATCCATGATGCTTTATGCGTTGCTAGAAATCTTATTCGCAACAATTCAATTGTATATGGTGGTGGTTCAGCTGAGATTTCTTGCTCAATTGCTGTGGAAGCAGCTGCTGATAAACATCCAGGAGTTGAACAG TACGCAATCAGGGCATTTGCAGATGCTTTGGATTCTGTCCCAATGGCACTTGCTGAGAACAGTGGTCTTCAGCCAATTGAAACTCTGTCTGCTGTTAAGGCTCAGCAAATTAAG GAGAATAATCCCTGCTGTGGAATAGATTGTCATGATGTTGGCACAAATGACATGCGTGAGCAAAATGTCTTCGAGACTCTAATTGGGAAGCAACAACAGATTTTGCTTGCAACTCAGGTTGTCAAGATGATCCTAAAGATTGATGATGTGATTACTCCGTCCGAGTATTGA
- the LOC107867117 gene encoding probable disease resistance protein At4g33300, translated as MAVTDFFAGEIATELIKYLLSIVKKSTLCRSSAENLITSINGLLPIIQEIKQTGVELPQIRQNQIDDFSKLLRDGYELAGKVLHSGRWNMYRNLQLARKMERLEKRVTRFMQVTMQAHVLADVHHVRFNMEQRFDVLEHRLKAIKIGVDDSGGGAGGGGCLGEAVKRMEEDEKWFEDSFVNLGAGIELGKTKVKAMLMGEQNRGVFEICGIGGSGKTTLAKEICKDDQVKSYFKDRIFFFTVSQSPNVEHLRKMIWEKISGCNLHGYGYGEMLPQWNLQYQWNMKSASPVLLILDDVWSLSVLEPLIFKIPGCKILVVSRIKFPPSIIDCIYDLELLREDEAMSLFCHFAFGHNSFPRGFNQKLVKEVVDECEGLPLALKVIGSSLKGKPEMFWTSAKNRLSRSQPVCESHELQLLERMKLSIDCLPEKVRECFLDLGAFPEDKRIPLDVLINMWVELHDIDEEEAFHILVDLSDKNLLNLVKDARAGDMYTSYYEISVSQHDVLRDLAIHMSNRDEVNQRRRLVMPRRDTRLPKEWERNVDEPFHARVISVHTDQMGEMDWFRMDCPKAEVVILNFASSEYFLPPFLENIPKLRALIIINYSASNAVLHNMSVFSRLTNLRSLWFEKISVTHLSDSTNPLNNLRKISLMLCDMKNSLDESDIDLPGLFPQLSEFTMDHCINFNKLPSSICQLHKLKSLSITNCDSLNELPSDLGELQALQVLRIYACPHLKRLPPGIGHLVKLKYLDISQCVGLRCLPEAIGCCQNLEKIDMRECPQIESLPNALTFLESLRCVICDDEVFCQWKDVEKAVPGLSVQVAEECFTLDWLSQ; from the exons ATGGCGGTAACGGACTTTTTCGCCGGCGAAATCGCCACTGAACTCATAAAATACTTACTATCCATAGTTAAAAAATCCACTTTGTGCCGTTCAAGCGCTGAGAATCTCATAACCAGCATCAATGGTCTCCTCCCAATCATCCAAGAAATCAAACAAACAGGTGTTGAACTTCCACAAATACGTCAAAATCAGATTGATGATTTCTCTAAACTTCTCAGGGATGGATATGAACTCGCCGGAAAAGTTCTCCATTCCGGTAGATGGAATATGTACAG GAACCTACAGTTGGCTAGGAAAATGGAGAGGCTCGAGAAAAGAGTAACGAGGTTCATGCAAGTTACAATGCAAGCCCATGTACTGGCTGATGTTCATCATGTTAGGTTTAACATGGAGCAGAGATTTGATGTGCTTGAGCATAGGCTTAAAGCTATTAAAATAGGAGTTGACGATAGTGGTGGTGGTGCCGGTGGAGGAGGATGTTTAGGGGAAGCTGTGAAAAGAATGGAAGAGGATGAGAAATGGTTTGAGGATAGTTTTGTAAATTTGGGTGCTGGGATTGAGTTGGGGAAGACGAAAGTGAAGGCGATGCTGATGGGTGAACAGAATAGGGGTGTGTTTGAGATTTGTGGAATTGGAGGCAGCGGCAAGACTACCTTGGCGAAAGAGATATGTAAAGATGATCAAGTTAAAA GTTATTTCAAGGACAGGATTTTCTTTTTCACTGTTTCTCAATCTCCAAATGTGGAGCACTTGAGGAAAATGATTTGGGAAAAGATATCGGGGTGCAATCTCCATGGTTATGGATATGGGGAGATGTTACCCCAGTGGAACCTGCAGTACCAATGGAATATGAAATCTGCATCCCCGGTACTCTTGATTCTTGATGATGTTTGGTCTCTATCTGTTCTAGAGCCACTAATTTTCAAGATCCCCGGCTGCAAGATCCTAGTTGTATCCCGCATCAAGTTTCCTCCATCGATCattgactgtatttatgatttagagttgttaaGGGAAGATGAAGCTATGTCATTATTTTGCCATTTTGCTTTTGGACACAATTCCTTTCCGCGTGGTTTCAATCAAAAGCTTGTCAAAGAG GTTGTGGATGAATGTGAAGGGCTTCCTTTGGCTCTTAAGGTCATTGGATCTTCATTAAAAGGAAAGCCTGAGATGTTCTGGACAAGTGCAAAAAACAGATTATCACGAAGTCAACCTGTCTGCGAGTCTCATGAACTGCAGTTGCTTGAGCGAATGAAATTGAGTATCGACTGTTTGCCTGAGAAGGTGAGAGAGTGTTTCCTGGACTTGGGTGCTTTCCCAGAAGACAAAAGGATTCCTCTTGATGTTCTAATTAACATGTGGGTGGAGCTACATGACATTGACGAGGAAGAGGCTTTTCACATTCTTGTTGACCTTTCAGacaaaaatctcctaaatctAGTCAAAGATGCACG AGCTGGAGATATGTATACAAGTTACTATGAGATATCGGTGTCTCAGCATGATGTATTACGAGACCTAGCAATTCATATGAGCAATCGTGATGAGGTAAATCAGAGAAGGCGATTGGTCATGCCGAGAAGAGACACGAGGTTGCCAAAAGAATGGGAAAGAAATGTGGATGAGCCATTCCATGCACGAGTCATCTCTGTGCATACAG ATCAAATGGGAGAAATGGACTGGTTCAGAATGGATTGCCCAAAAGCTGAAGTAGTGATTCTCAATTTTGCCTCGTCTGAGTACTTCTTGCCTCCTTTCCTAGAGAACATACCAAAGCTAAGAGCATTGATAATCATAAACTACAGTGCTAGCAATGCAGTTCTTCATAACATGTCTGTCTTCAGTCGTTTAACTAACTTGAGAAGCCTTTGGTTCGAGAAGATATCCGTCACTCACTTATCTGACTCCACAAATCCTCTCAATAACTTGCGAAAGATATCTCTAATGCTTTGTGACATGAAAAACAGCTTAGATGAGTCAGACATAGACCTCCCTGGTTTGTTCCCACAGCTCTCAGAGTTCACAATGGATCATTGCATCAACTTCAACAAGCTGCCATCAAGTATTTGCCAGTTGCATAAGCTCAAGAGCCTTAGTATCACTAACTGTGATAGTCTTAATGAACTTCCATCTGATTTAGGTGAATTACAAGCTTTACAAGTTTTAAGGATATATGCCTGCCCACATCTGAAAAGGCTTCCCCCGGGTATCGGTCATCTGGTAAAGTTGAAGTATCTTGACATTTCGCAATGTGTTGGTTTGAGATGTCTCCCTGAGGCCATTGGATGCTGTCAAAACTTAGAGAAGATTGATATGCGGGAGTGCCCTCAAATCGAGAGCTTGCCAAACGCTCTAACCTTTCTTGAATCATTACGTTGTGTAATTTGTGACGATGAAGTTTTTTGTCAATGGAAAGATGTTGAGAAGGCTGTACCAGGTCTCTCTGTACAGGTTGCCGAGGAGTGCTTCACTCTTGACTGGCTATCTCAGTAA